A region of Leclercia adecarboxylata DNA encodes the following proteins:
- the wecC gene encoding UDP-N-acetyl-D-mannosamine dehydrogenase has translation MSFTTISVIGLGYIGLPTAAAFASRQKQVVGVDINQHAVATINKGEIHIVEPDLDKVVKTAVEGGYLKASTTPVVADAYLIAVPTPFKGDHEPDMVYVEAAAKCIAPVLKKGALVILESTSPVGATEQMAEWLAEARPDLTFPQQAGEQADINVAYCPERVLPGQVMVELIKNDRVIGGMTPVCSARASELYNIFLEGECVVTNSRTAEMCKLTENSFRDVNIAFANELSLICADQGINVWELIRLANRHPRVNILQPGPGVGGHCIAVDPWFIVAQNPQQARLIRTAREVNDSKPHWVLNQVKATLADYLTQSGKRASEVTIACFGLAFKPNIDDLRESPAMEIAEMIAQWHSGETQVVEPNIHELPKKLAGHCTLVSVDDALATADVLVLLVDHSEFKAIKGEAVRQDYIVDTKGVWR, from the coding sequence ATGAGTTTTACTACCATTTCTGTCATTGGTCTTGGCTATATCGGGCTGCCAACGGCGGCGGCATTTGCCTCCCGTCAAAAACAGGTAGTGGGTGTTGATATCAACCAGCATGCGGTTGCCACTATCAACAAGGGTGAAATTCATATCGTTGAGCCGGATCTCGACAAGGTAGTAAAAACGGCCGTTGAAGGGGGATACCTGAAGGCCAGCACCACGCCGGTGGTCGCCGATGCCTATCTCATCGCCGTGCCGACGCCGTTTAAGGGCGATCACGAGCCGGATATGGTGTATGTCGAAGCGGCAGCGAAATGTATCGCCCCGGTGTTAAAGAAAGGCGCACTGGTGATCCTCGAGTCCACCTCGCCGGTCGGCGCTACCGAGCAGATGGCCGAGTGGCTGGCGGAGGCCCGCCCGGACCTGACCTTCCCGCAGCAGGCGGGCGAGCAGGCCGATATCAACGTCGCCTACTGTCCGGAGCGCGTGCTGCCGGGGCAGGTGATGGTCGAGCTGATTAAAAACGATCGCGTGATTGGCGGGATGACCCCGGTCTGTTCCGCCCGCGCCAGCGAGCTGTACAACATCTTCCTGGAAGGCGAGTGTGTGGTAACCAACTCCCGCACCGCCGAGATGTGCAAACTGACCGAAAACAGCTTCCGCGACGTCAACATCGCGTTTGCCAATGAACTGTCGCTCATCTGTGCCGATCAGGGGATTAACGTCTGGGAACTGATTCGCCTCGCGAACCGCCACCCGCGCGTAAATATCCTGCAACCGGGACCGGGCGTGGGCGGTCACTGTATTGCGGTCGACCCGTGGTTTATCGTGGCGCAGAACCCGCAGCAGGCGCGTCTTATCCGTACCGCGCGCGAAGTGAACGACAGCAAACCTCACTGGGTGCTGAATCAGGTGAAAGCCACGCTGGCAGATTACCTGACCCAGAGCGGCAAGCGGGCCAGTGAAGTGACCATCGCCTGTTTCGGTCTGGCCTTTAAGCCGAACATTGACGATCTGCGTGAAAGTCCGGCGATGGAAATTGCCGAAATGATTGCCCAGTGGCACAGCGGCGAAACCCAGGTGGTTGAACCCAATATCCACGAGCTGCCGAAAAAACTGGCCGGCCACTGCACCCTGGTAAGCGTTGATGATGCGCTGGCCACCGCCGATGTGCTGGTGCTGCTGGTGGATCACAGCGAGTTTAAAGCCATCAAGGGCGAGGCTGTGCGTCAGGATTATATCGTTGATACCAAAGGTGTCTGGCGTTGA
- the wecB gene encoding non-hydrolyzing UDP-N-acetylglucosamine 2-epimerase — translation MKVLTVFGTRPEAIKMAPLVHALANDPYFEAKVCVTAQHREMLDQVLKLFSIVPDYDLNIMKPGQGLTEITCRILEGLKPILESFRPDVVLVHGDTTTTIATSLAAFYQRIPVGHVEAGLRTGDLSSPWPEEANRTLTGHLAMYHFAPTENSRQNLLRENVNDQHIFVTGNTVIDALIWVRDRVLANESLRGHLAEQYPFLANGKKMILVTGHRRESFGQGFEQICHALAEIAAQNEDVQIVYPVHLNPNVSEPVNRILGHVKNVILIEPQDYLPFVWLMNHAWLILTDSGGIQEEAPSLGKPVLVMRETTERPEAVKAGTVRLVGTDSRTIVEEVTRLLHNNEEYQAMSRAHNPYGDGQACDRILFALKHNRVSL, via the coding sequence GTGAAAGTACTCACTGTCTTTGGTACAAGGCCGGAAGCCATCAAGATGGCGCCTCTGGTTCATGCGCTGGCAAACGACCCTTATTTTGAGGCGAAAGTTTGCGTTACCGCGCAGCATCGGGAGATGCTGGATCAGGTCCTTAAACTCTTCTCCATTGTTCCCGACTACGACCTCAATATTATGAAGCCGGGGCAAGGATTAACTGAAATCACCTGCCGTATTCTGGAAGGGTTAAAGCCTATTCTGGAGTCGTTCAGACCGGATGTCGTGCTGGTGCATGGCGATACCACCACTACCATCGCCACCAGTCTGGCGGCGTTCTATCAACGTATTCCGGTTGGTCATGTCGAAGCCGGCTTACGTACCGGGGATCTCTCCTCTCCGTGGCCTGAAGAGGCCAACCGGACCCTGACCGGCCATCTGGCGATGTATCACTTTGCGCCAACCGAAAATTCCCGGCAGAACCTGCTGCGTGAAAACGTCAACGACCAGCATATTTTTGTCACTGGCAATACGGTGATCGACGCGCTGATCTGGGTGCGCGACCGGGTGCTGGCGAACGAGAGCCTGCGCGGACACCTGGCCGAGCAGTATCCCTTCCTCGCCAACGGTAAAAAGATGATTCTGGTCACCGGGCACCGGCGGGAAAGCTTTGGTCAGGGCTTTGAGCAAATTTGCCATGCGCTGGCCGAAATCGCCGCGCAGAACGAAGATGTCCAGATCGTCTATCCGGTGCATCTGAACCCTAACGTCAGCGAGCCGGTTAATCGCATCCTGGGGCACGTCAAAAACGTCATACTTATTGAGCCGCAGGACTATCTGCCTTTCGTCTGGCTGATGAACCATGCCTGGCTGATCCTGACGGATTCAGGCGGTATTCAGGAAGAAGCCCCTTCACTCGGGAAGCCGGTGCTGGTGATGCGTGAAACCACCGAGCGTCCTGAAGCGGTTAAAGCGGGAACGGTAAGGCTGGTGGGCACCGATTCGCGAACCATCGTTGAAGAGGTGACGCGTCTGCTGCACAACAACGAAGAGTATCAGGCCATGAGCCGGGCCCATAATCCGTATGGTGATGGCCAGGCCTGTGACCGTATTTTGTTCGCACTCAAACACAATCGGGTATCGCTATGA
- the wzzE gene encoding ECA polysaccharide chain length modulation protein, with protein sequence MTQPLAGAKSVVTENELDVRGLFRVLWAGKFWIAGIALGFALIALAYTFFARQEWSATAITDRPTVNMLGGFYSQQQFLRNLDVKANPASADQPSVMDESYKEFVMQLASWDTRRDFWNQTDYFKQRMVGNSKADAALLDELINNIQFMAGDPLRNINDSVKLIAETAPDANNLLRQYVAFASQRAASHLNDELKGAWSARTVQTKAQVKRQEEVAKAIFNRRVHNIEQALKIAEKSNISRSETDVPADELPDSEMFLLGRPMLQARLENLQAVGPDFDLDYDQNRAMLTTLNVGPTLDPRFQTYRYLRTPEEPVKRDSPRRAFLMIMWGIVGALIGAGVALTRRRKI encoded by the coding sequence ATGACTCAACCGTTGGCGGGAGCAAAATCAGTGGTAACTGAGAATGAGCTGGATGTTCGTGGCTTGTTCCGCGTGTTATGGGCGGGCAAGTTTTGGATTGCAGGTATTGCGCTGGGCTTTGCACTTATCGCCCTGGCTTATACCTTTTTCGCCAGACAAGAGTGGAGCGCGACGGCAATTACCGACCGTCCTACGGTGAACATGCTCGGAGGCTTCTACTCTCAGCAACAGTTTCTGCGTAACCTGGATGTAAAAGCAAATCCGGCCTCCGCTGACCAGCCTTCGGTGATGGATGAGTCCTACAAAGAGTTCGTTATGCAGCTCGCCTCCTGGGATACACGCCGCGATTTCTGGAACCAGACCGACTATTTCAAACAGCGGATGGTCGGCAACAGCAAAGCGGATGCGGCCCTGCTGGATGAACTGATCAACAACATTCAGTTTATGGCGGGCGACCCGCTGCGCAACATCAACGATAGCGTCAAGCTGATCGCTGAAACCGCGCCGGATGCGAATAACCTGCTGCGTCAGTACGTTGCTTTCGCCAGCCAGCGTGCGGCAAGCCATCTTAATGATGAGCTGAAAGGTGCCTGGTCGGCGCGTACCGTACAGACGAAAGCCCAGGTCAAACGTCAGGAAGAGGTGGCGAAAGCTATCTTTAATCGTCGGGTGCATAACATCGAGCAGGCGCTGAAGATTGCCGAAAAGAGCAATATCTCCCGCAGCGAAACCGACGTGCCTGCCGATGAACTGCCAGATTCTGAAATGTTCCTGCTGGGCCGTCCTATGCTCCAGGCGCGCCTGGAAAATCTGCAGGCCGTAGGGCCAGATTTTGACCTCGATTACGATCAGAACCGCGCCATGCTCACGACCCTCAACGTCGGTCCGACACTGGACCCACGTTTTCAGACCTATCGTTATTTGCGTACACCTGAAGAACCTGTAAAACGCGATAGTCCACGTCGCGCATTCCTGATGATTATGTGGGGGATTGTGGGTGCTTTAATTGGCGCAGGCGTGGCATTAACCCGTCGTCGCAAAATTTAA
- the wecA gene encoding UDP-N-acetylglucosamine--undecaprenyl-phosphate N-acetylglucosaminephosphotransferase: MNLLTAVTELISIFLFTTCFLFLARKVAKRVGLVDKPNYRKRHQGLIPLVGGISVYAGICFTFSIADYYIPHAALYLACAGVLVLVGALDDRYDISVKFRAAVQAAIGVIMMVVGKLYLSSLGYIFGTWEMVLGPFGYFLTLFAVWAAINAFNMVDGIDGLLGGLSSVSFAAIGIILWFDGQYSLSMWCFAMIAAILPYICLNLGVLGRRYKVFMGDAGSTLIGFTVIWILLETTQGNTHPISPVTALWIIAIPLMDMVAIMYRRLRKGMSPFSPDRQHIHHLIMRAGFTSRQAFVLITLAAALLAGIGVAAEYAHFIPEWVMLVLFLLAFFLYGYCIKRAWKVARFIKRVKRRMRRNGNNPTLTK, from the coding sequence GTGAATCTACTCACTGCGGTGACTGAGCTAATCAGTATTTTTCTTTTCACCACCTGCTTTTTATTCCTCGCCCGTAAGGTGGCGAAGAGAGTAGGACTGGTGGATAAGCCCAATTATCGTAAACGCCATCAAGGCTTGATTCCGCTGGTTGGTGGGATCTCTGTTTACGCGGGTATCTGCTTCACCTTCAGCATTGCGGATTATTATATCCCTCATGCGGCCCTCTATCTGGCCTGTGCCGGTGTGCTGGTGCTGGTCGGGGCGCTGGACGACCGATACGACATCAGCGTCAAATTCCGTGCCGCGGTTCAGGCGGCTATTGGCGTCATTATGATGGTGGTGGGGAAGCTGTACCTCAGCAGCCTCGGCTACATCTTTGGCACCTGGGAGATGGTACTGGGGCCATTCGGCTACTTCCTGACGCTGTTTGCCGTGTGGGCGGCGATTAACGCCTTTAATATGGTAGACGGCATCGACGGCCTGCTCGGCGGGCTCTCAAGCGTCTCGTTCGCGGCTATCGGTATCATCCTGTGGTTCGACGGCCAGTACAGCCTGTCGATGTGGTGTTTCGCGATGATCGCCGCCATTCTGCCTTATATCTGTCTTAACCTCGGTGTGCTGGGGCGTCGCTACAAAGTCTTTATGGGCGATGCCGGAAGTACGCTGATTGGTTTTACCGTTATCTGGATCCTGCTGGAAACCACCCAGGGTAATACCCATCCCATCAGTCCGGTGACGGCCCTGTGGATTATTGCCATTCCGCTGATGGATATGGTGGCGATTATGTACCGCCGTCTGCGCAAAGGGATGAGCCCGTTCTCCCCGGACCGCCAGCATATTCACCATCTTATTATGCGCGCGGGTTTCACCTCACGTCAGGCATTTGTCCTCATTACGCTGGCCGCTGCGCTGCTAGCCGGGATTGGCGTTGCCGCAGAATATGCGCATTTCATTCCTGAATGGGTAATGTTGGTATTATTCTTGCTTGCATTTTTCCTGTACGGCTACTGTATTAAACGTGCATGGAAAGTGGCGCGCTTTATCAAACGTGTAAAACGCCGTATGCGTAGAAATGGTAATAACCCAACTTTAACTAAGTAA
- the rho gene encoding transcription termination factor Rho, with protein sequence MNLTELKNTPVSELITLGENMGLENQARMRKQDIIFAILKQHAKSGEDIFGDGVLEILQDGFGFLRSADSSYLAGPDDIYVSPSQIRRFNLRTGDTISGKIRPPKEGERYFALLKVNEVNYDKPENSRNKILFENLTPLHANSRLRMERGNGSTEDLTARVLDLASPIGRGQRGLIVAPPKAGKTMLLQNIAQSIAYNHPDCVLMVLLIDERPEEVTEMQRLVKGEVVASTFDEPASRHVQVAEMVIEKAKRLVEHKKDVIILLDSITRLARAYNTVVPASGKVLTGGVDANALHRPKRFFGAARNVEEGGSLTIIATALIDTGSKMDEVIYEEFKGTGNMELHLSRKIAEKRVFPAIDYNRSGTRKEELLTTQEELQKMWILRKIIHPMGEIDAMEFLINKLAMTKTNDDFFDMMKRS encoded by the coding sequence ATGAATCTTACCGAATTAAAGAATACGCCGGTTTCTGAGCTGATCACTCTCGGCGAAAATATGGGACTGGAAAACCAGGCCCGTATGCGCAAGCAGGACATCATTTTTGCCATCCTGAAGCAGCACGCAAAGAGTGGCGAAGATATCTTTGGCGACGGTGTGCTGGAGATATTGCAGGACGGATTTGGTTTCCTCCGCTCTGCAGACAGCTCCTACCTCGCCGGTCCTGATGATATCTACGTTTCCCCCAGCCAAATCCGCCGTTTCAACCTCCGCACTGGTGACACCATTTCAGGTAAGATTCGTCCTCCTAAAGAGGGTGAACGCTACTTTGCGCTGTTGAAAGTTAACGAAGTTAACTACGACAAACCAGAAAACTCGCGCAATAAGATCCTGTTTGAAAACTTAACGCCGCTGCACGCGAACTCTCGCCTGCGCATGGAGCGTGGTAACGGGTCTACCGAAGACTTAACCGCTCGCGTTCTGGATCTGGCATCTCCAATTGGTCGTGGTCAGCGTGGTCTGATTGTTGCGCCGCCAAAAGCAGGTAAAACCATGCTGCTGCAGAACATCGCGCAGAGCATCGCTTACAACCACCCAGACTGCGTGCTGATGGTACTGCTGATTGACGAACGTCCGGAAGAAGTTACCGAGATGCAGCGTCTGGTGAAAGGTGAAGTGGTTGCGTCTACCTTTGACGAACCGGCTTCCCGCCACGTTCAGGTTGCTGAAATGGTTATCGAGAAGGCGAAGCGTCTGGTTGAGCACAAAAAAGACGTTATTATCCTGCTCGACTCCATTACCCGTCTGGCGCGTGCCTACAACACCGTGGTCCCGGCTTCCGGTAAAGTACTGACCGGTGGTGTGGATGCCAACGCCCTGCATCGTCCGAAGCGTTTCTTCGGTGCTGCGCGTAACGTGGAAGAGGGCGGTAGCCTGACCATCATCGCAACTGCGCTGATCGACACCGGTTCGAAGATGGATGAAGTTATTTACGAAGAGTTTAAAGGTACAGGCAACATGGAACTGCACCTCTCCCGTAAAATCGCTGAAAAACGCGTCTTCCCGGCTATCGATTACAACCGTTCCGGTACCCGTAAAGAAGAGCTGCTCACCACTCAGGAAGAGCTGCAGAAAATGTGGATCCTGCGCAAAATTATCCATCCAATGGGTGAAATCGACGCTATGGAGTTCCTCATTAACAAGCTGGCGATGACCAAAACTAACGATGATTTCTTCGATATGATGAAACGCTCGTAA
- the trxA gene encoding thioredoxin TrxA — MSDKIIHLTDDSFDTDVLKADGLILVDFWAEWCGPCKMIAPILDEIADEYQGKLTVAKLNIDQNPGTAPKYGIRGIPTLLLFKNGEVAATKVGALSKGQLKEFLDANLA, encoded by the coding sequence ATGAGCGATAAAATTATTCACCTGACTGACGACAGTTTTGACACGGACGTACTTAAAGCTGACGGGCTGATCCTCGTCGATTTCTGGGCTGAATGGTGTGGTCCTTGCAAAATGATCGCCCCGATTCTGGATGAGATCGCCGACGAATATCAGGGCAAACTGACCGTGGCTAAACTGAACATCGACCAGAACCCGGGCACCGCGCCAAAATATGGCATCCGCGGCATCCCGACTCTGCTGCTGTTTAAAAACGGTGAAGTGGCAGCGACCAAAGTGGGCGCACTGTCCAAAGGTCAGCTGAAAGAGTTCCTGGACGCCAACCTGGCGTAA
- the rhlB gene encoding ATP-dependent RNA helicase RhlB: MSKTHLTEQKFSDFALHPKVIEALENKGFHNCTPIQALALPLTLAGRDVAGQAQTGTGKTMAFLTSTFHYLLSHPAIDDRKVNQPRALIMAPTRELAVQIHADAEPLAQATGLKLGLAYGGDGYDKQLKVLESGVDILIGTTGRLIDYAKQNHINLGAIQVVVLDEADRMYDLGFIKDIRWLFRRMPAANQRLNMLFSATLSYRVRELAFEQMNNAEYVEVEPEQKTGHRIKEELFYPSNEEKMRLLQTLIEEEWPDRAIVFANTKHRCEDIWGHLAADGHRVGLLTGDVAQKKRLRILEEFTRGDLDILVATDVAARGLHIPAVTHVFNYDLPDDCEDYVHRIGRTGRAGASGHSISLACEEYALNLPAIETYIGHSIPQSKYKPEALLSELPPPKRLTRARSGNGPRRNSAPRNRRRSG, translated from the coding sequence ATGAGCAAAACACATTTAACAGAACAGAAGTTTTCCGACTTCGCCCTGCACCCAAAAGTCATCGAAGCCCTTGAAAATAAAGGGTTTCATAACTGCACGCCCATTCAGGCTCTCGCCCTTCCGCTGACGCTGGCGGGCCGCGATGTTGCAGGGCAGGCGCAAACCGGTACCGGCAAAACGATGGCGTTTCTGACGTCAACGTTTCATTATTTACTTTCTCATCCGGCAATTGATGACCGCAAAGTTAACCAACCGCGCGCGCTGATTATGGCGCCGACGCGAGAACTGGCGGTACAGATCCACGCTGACGCAGAACCGCTGGCGCAGGCTACTGGCCTGAAGCTCGGCCTGGCCTACGGCGGCGACGGTTATGACAAACAGCTGAAAGTGCTGGAGAGCGGCGTCGATATCCTGATCGGCACCACTGGCCGTCTTATCGATTACGCGAAACAGAACCACATTAACCTCGGCGCTATCCAGGTTGTGGTACTGGACGAAGCCGATCGTATGTACGATCTGGGCTTTATCAAAGATATCCGCTGGCTGTTCCGCCGCATGCCTGCCGCTAACCAGCGTCTGAACATGCTGTTCTCGGCAACGCTGTCATACCGCGTCCGTGAACTGGCGTTCGAACAGATGAACAACGCCGAATACGTTGAAGTGGAACCGGAACAGAAAACCGGCCACCGTATTAAAGAAGAGCTCTTCTACCCTTCTAACGAAGAGAAAATGCGTTTACTGCAAACGCTTATTGAAGAAGAGTGGCCAGATCGCGCGATCGTTTTCGCCAACACCAAACACCGTTGCGAAGATATCTGGGGCCACCTGGCTGCGGATGGACACCGCGTTGGTCTGTTGACCGGCGATGTCGCACAGAAAAAACGTCTGCGCATTCTTGAAGAGTTCACCCGTGGCGATCTGGATATTCTGGTTGCAACGGACGTCGCCGCACGTGGTCTGCACATCCCGGCGGTAACGCACGTCTTCAACTATGACCTGCCTGATGATTGCGAAGATTACGTTCACCGTATAGGTCGTACCGGTCGTGCGGGCGCCAGCGGTCACTCCATCAGCCTGGCCTGTGAAGAGTACGCGCTGAACCTGCCAGCGATTGAGACCTATATCGGGCACTCAATTCCGCAGAGCAAGTACAAGCCGGAAGCGCTGTTAAGCGAACTTCCACCGCCGAAGCGCCTGACCCGCGCCCGTTCCGGCAATGGCCCGCGCCGTAACAGCGCACCGCGTAATCGTCGTCGTTCAGGCTAA
- the gppA gene encoding guanosine-5'-triphosphate,3'-diphosphate diphosphatase encodes MLRSTSLYAAIDLGSNSFHMLVVREVAGSVQTLTRIKRKVRLAAGLSADNQLSPEAMERGWQCLRLFAERLQDIPPQQIRVVATATLRLAVNAGEFIATAQQILGCPIQVISGEEEARLIYQGVAHTTGGDERRLVVDIGGASTELVTGNGAQATSLNSLSMGCVTWLERYFTDRNLAQENFDEAEKAAREVLRPVADELRYHGWKVCVGASGTVQALQEIMMAQGMDERITLAKLQQLKQRAILCGRLEELEIEGLTLERALVFPSGLAILIAIFTELNIQCMTLAGGALREGLVYGMLHLAVDQDIRDHTLRNIQRRFMVDIAQAHRVANLADHFLDMVENEWHIEPICRELLISACQLHEIGLSVDFKQAPLHAAYLVRNLDLPGFTPAQKKLLATLLLNQTNPVDLSSLHQQNAVPPRVAEHLCRLLRLAILFASRRRDDLLPAITLIAEGETLTLTLPENWLDTHPLGAEMLMQECQWQSYVHWVLEVH; translated from the coding sequence ATGCTCCGGTCTACCTCGCTTTATGCAGCTATTGATTTAGGTTCAAATAGTTTTCATATGCTAGTTGTACGCGAGGTAGCGGGAAGTGTACAAACGCTGACGCGTATTAAGCGCAAGGTCCGCCTCGCGGCGGGCCTGAGTGCTGATAATCAGCTCTCGCCAGAGGCCATGGAGCGCGGCTGGCAATGCCTACGCCTGTTTGCCGAACGTCTGCAGGATATCCCACCTCAGCAAATCCGCGTTGTCGCCACCGCAACCCTGCGTCTGGCGGTGAATGCCGGAGAGTTTATTGCTACCGCCCAGCAAATCCTCGGTTGCCCGATACAGGTGATCAGCGGTGAAGAAGAAGCCCGCCTGATTTATCAGGGTGTGGCGCATACCACGGGCGGTGATGAGCGTCGTCTGGTGGTGGATATCGGTGGCGCAAGCACTGAACTGGTTACCGGAAATGGCGCCCAGGCGACATCCCTGAACAGCTTATCCATGGGCTGCGTCACCTGGCTTGAACGCTACTTCACCGATCGCAATCTGGCTCAGGAAAACTTCGATGAGGCGGAAAAAGCCGCACGCGAAGTGCTGCGTCCGGTGGCGGATGAGCTGCGCTATCACGGCTGGAAAGTCTGCGTAGGTGCTTCCGGCACCGTTCAGGCGCTGCAGGAAATCATGATGGCGCAGGGGATGGATGAGCGCATCACGCTGGCGAAACTTCAGCAGTTAAAACAGCGTGCGATCCTCTGTGGCCGCCTGGAAGAGCTGGAAATTGAAGGCCTCACCCTTGAGCGCGCCCTGGTATTCCCCAGCGGACTGGCGATCCTGATTGCCATTTTCACCGAGCTGAACATTCAGTGCATGACGCTTGCGGGCGGCGCGCTGCGTGAAGGTCTTGTCTATGGCATGCTGCATCTGGCGGTCGATCAGGATATTCGCGACCACACCCTGCGCAACATTCAGCGTCGGTTTATGGTCGATATTGCTCAGGCACACCGGGTTGCCAATCTTGCCGACCATTTCCTCGATATGGTCGAAAACGAGTGGCATATTGAGCCGATCTGTCGCGAATTACTGATTAGCGCCTGTCAGCTGCATGAAATTGGCCTGAGCGTCGACTTCAAGCAGGCACCGCTGCACGCGGCGTATCTGGTTCGCAATCTCGATTTGCCGGGTTTTACCCCTGCGCAAAAGAAACTCCTGGCCACGCTGCTGTTAAACCAGACCAACCCTGTCGATCTCTCTTCGCTCCACCAGCAAAACGCGGTACCGCCACGCGTGGCGGAACATCTGTGCCGCCTGCTGCGTCTGGCGATCCTGTTTGCCAGCCGTCGCCGGGATGATTTACTGCCGGCCATCACGCTGATAGCGGAAGGTGAAACGCTGACGCTAACCCTGCCGGAAAACTGGCTGGATACGCACCCGCTGGGTGCCGAAATGCTGATGCAGGAGTGTCAGTGGCAGAGCTACGTCCACTGGGTGCTTGAAGTCCACTAA